The following are encoded together in the Vigna angularis cultivar LongXiaoDou No.4 chromosome 9, ASM1680809v1, whole genome shotgun sequence genome:
- the LOC108346989 gene encoding uncharacterized protein LOC108346989: MVDGGEFAGTICSICYEPLNPITEDLQSVSICGHVFHELCLQQWFEYSSKGKKHTCPICKQSCGASDACRLYFQSVGDASDGGKLLKSFESEENVGLLRTEVKRLEVKVSGLNSELERQTKELEGVKQELCICKEQAKIDTALKSEALNQKASIQFQFHKKSEELEKSTLESFRLKEKNMALAKELAALKLVSDLDLDEEEVLKLATFGNGANSKDTIDTLKRSLVMRNRSYKELMAKCNVLGRGEARYSKKLEKAKEKISKLKARILELETLAEAKENEYLMSLKLSKRTKISKNLENNYTDSDACASKFSVEKPSKQISTPKSGINLPANDNSKSFQSLKIENSNGTTNKTVNISNVTPDKERDYITIDEYDLEGTKPLQGCSKYSYKDRDMDGMSFSKPSLTKPETTSATKTETLLLRKCTLVESPRVDIDIDMTNNSAGPVDEEVTLQTTIKQPVLNIRKESPFTLSNSDNICFSGGLLGPDGTHRFLGKWCKRGQNSESSSAKRSSNGDLIAVGADGRGGRIKVLRTPTQILLGSKENSASSKRLKLGAKPSSLHSQGCLQIEHFFGRVTQ, encoded by the exons ATGGTGGACGGCGGAGAATTCGCCGGCACCATTTGCTCGATCTGTTACGAGCCTCTCAACCCCATTACCGAGGACCTCCAATCGGTTTCCATCTGCGGCCACGTCTTTCACGAGCTTTG TCTGCAGCAATGGTTCGAGTACTCTTCGAAAGGGAAGAAACACACTTGCCCCATTTGCAAACAGAGTTGCGGGGCCAGTGACGCGTGCAGGCTTTATTTTCAGTCAGTGGGGGACGCGAGCGATGGCGGGAAGCTTCTGAAGAGCTTTGAATCTGAGGAAAATGTCGGGCTTCTGCGTACGGAAGTGAAGAGATTGGAGGTGAAAGTTTCGGGGCTTAATTCTGAGCTAGAACGGCAAACAAAGGAATTAGAAGGAGTTAAGCAGGAG CTTTGTATTTGCAAGGAGCAGGCAAAGATAGATACAGCATTAAAAAGTGAGGCACTAAATCAAAAAGCGTCCATACAATTCCAGTTTCATAAGAAATCAGAG GAACTTGAGAAGTCAACTTTGGAGTCTTttagattaaaagaaaagaatatggCTTTGGCTAAAGAACTTGCAGCATTAAAATT AGTGTCTGATCTGGACCTTGATGAAGAGGAGGTTTTGAAGCTTGCCACTTTCGGTAATGGGGCCAACAGTAAAGACACTATAGATACATTGAAAAGATCTCTGGTCATGCGGAACAG GAGTTACAAAGAATTGATGGCCAAGTGCAATGTTCTTGGAAGAGGTGAGGCTCGTTATAGCAAAAAGCTTGAGAAGGCCAAAGAAAAGATCAGTAAACTGAAG GCAAGGATACTAGAACTGGAGACGTTAGCTGAAGCAAAAGAGAATGAATATTTGATGTCTCTGAAACTTTCAAAGAGAACGAAAATTTCAAAGAATCTTGAGAATAATTACACTGATTCTGATGCATGTGCTTCCAAATTTTCAGTAGAAAAACCAAGCAAACAAATTTCAACACCCAAATCTGGAATAAACCTGCCTGCAAACGACAACTCTAAATCTTTTCAATCTTTGAAGATCGAGAACTCCAATGGTACTACAAATAAGACTGTGAATATTAGTAATGTGACTCCTGATAAAGAGAGGGACTATATTACAATTGATGAATATGACTTAGAAGGCACTAAACCTTTGCAAGGATGTTCAAAATACAGCTACAAAGACCGAGACATGGATGGTATGTCTTTTAGCAAGCCTTCTCTAACGAAGCCGGAGACCACGTCTGCCACAAAGACCGAAACATTATTGCTACgaaaatgtactttggttgagtCTCCCAGAGTTGATATTGACATTGACATGACTAACAATTCAGCTGGTCCTGTGGATGAAGAAGTAACTTTGCAAACAACCATTAAACAACCTGTGTTGAACATTAGAAAGGAGTCACCATTTACACTTTCAAATTCAG ATAATATCTGCTTTTCTGGTGGATTGCTTGGTCCTGATGGAACTCATCGGTTTTTGGGAAAATGGTGCAAGCGTGGACAGAACAGTGAATCATCATCTGCAAAAAGATCAAGTAATGGGGATTTAATAGCTGTAGGGGCTGATGGTAGAGGTGGC